A window of the Xenopus laevis strain J_2021 chromosome 9_10L, Xenopus_laevis_v10.1, whole genome shotgun sequence genome harbors these coding sequences:
- the LOC108704730 gene encoding cyclin-dependent kinase-like 4: MEKYEKLAKIGEGSYGVVFKCRSRETAQVVAIKKFVESEDDPVIKKIALREIRMLKQLKHNNLVNLLEVFRRKRKLHLVFEYCDHTVLNELEKHPNGVPDALTKNIMWQILQAVTFCHKNKCIHRDIKPENILLTKQGVIKLCDFGFARILTRPGDDYTDYVATRWYRAPELLVGDTQYGSAVDVWAVGCVFAELLSGQPLWPGKSDMDQLHCIIRTLGKLIPRHQYIFHSNQFFHGTSIPEPDPADLETLEEKFPNIQPAALTFMKGCLRMNPDDRYSCEQLLESLYFNPAREEPEKRKPKGRRRLQQAQLLPQLPANGTSPAPDGKNKPRATKFDHFPNI, from the exons ATGGAGAAGTATGAGAAGTTGGCCAAGATTGGAGAGGGCTCTTACGGGGTGGTGTTTAAATGTCGTAGCCGAGAGACTGCTCAAGTGGTGGCCATCAAGAAGTTTGTGGAATCAGAAGATGATCCAGTCATTAAGAAGATAGCCCTGCGTGAGATCCGAATGTTAAAG CAACTCAAACACAACAACCTTGTCAACCTGCTGGAAGTTTTCAGGCGGAAGCGAAAGCTGCACTTAGTCTTTGAATACTGTGACCACACTGTGCTCAACGAGCTGGAGAAGcatccaaatgg GGTTCCCGATGCCTTGACCAAGAACATCATGTGGCAGATTCTTCAGGCTGTTACCTTCTGCCATAAGAACAAA TGTATCCACCGAGACATCAAACCCGAAAATATTCTCCTCACCAAACAAGGGGTCATCAAGCTGTGTGACTTCGGATTCGCCCGGATTCTTA CCCGGCCTGGTGATGATTACACAGACTATGTGGCTACTCGCTGGTACAGAGCTCCTGAACTCCTGGTGGGAGACACCCAGTATGGATCAGCTGTGGACGTATGGGCCGTGGGCTGTGTCTTTGCAGAACTTCTTTCGGGGCAACCGCTGTGGCCAGGAAAATCTGACATGGACCAACTACACTGCATCATCAGGACCCTGG GGAAGCTGATCCCGAGGCATCAGTACattttccatagcaaccagttcTTTCACGGCACCAGCATTCCCGAGCCAGACCCAGCAGATTTG GAAACACTGGAAGAAAAGTTCCCAAATATTCAGCCAGCGGCTCTCACTTTTATGAAG GGCTGCCTGCGTATGAATCCAGATGACAGATACTCCTGTGAGCAACTGCTGGAAAGCTTGTACTTTAATCCCGCCCGCGAGGAACCGGAGAAACGGAAACCCAAGGGCCGGAGGCGACTTCAGCAG GCTCAGCTCTTGCCCCAATTACCGGCCAATGGAACGTCTCCTGCCCCTGATGGGAAGAACAAGCCACGGGCCACTAAGTTTGATCATTTCCCCAACATTTAA